From SAR324 cluster bacterium, a single genomic window includes:
- a CDS encoding RsmB/NOP family class I SAM-dependent RNA methyltransferase — MNPSFLSQEQSLLQNAFPQQFLERMERLIPETHRLETINALTQPLHTGFRINPLKTKVQEVLGELQKLDIQVEPVEWNPEAFLAKPEDREKLLQSQSWSSGKIYVQNLSSMVPPLVLAPEPDSRILDLTAAPGGKTLQLAGMIQNRGEIWAVEKSKDRFFRLRSNVEQQGATCVKCYLGDGEVWWKKNSEAFDYVLLDAPCSTEAQLHISDPEACGQWNLKKSKTLMSTQKSLMFSAIQCLKPGGSLVYSTCSLAPEENELVLDRMLHVFDTALEITPVSLNIPNQCPGLTHWPRKPLNPMLENAVRILPTRRMEGFFISRILKIKSTLQAT, encoded by the coding sequence ATGAATCCATCTTTTCTTTCACAGGAACAGTCCTTGTTACAGAACGCATTTCCTCAACAATTTCTGGAACGGATGGAACGCCTTATTCCTGAAACACATCGGCTTGAAACAATCAACGCCCTCACCCAACCCCTGCACACAGGATTCAGGATCAATCCTTTGAAAACAAAGGTTCAGGAGGTTCTTGGAGAACTACAGAAATTGGATATTCAGGTTGAACCTGTGGAATGGAACCCTGAAGCTTTTCTGGCAAAACCGGAGGACCGCGAAAAACTCCTGCAATCCCAAAGTTGGTCCAGCGGAAAAATCTATGTCCAGAATCTATCGAGTATGGTGCCTCCCCTCGTCCTGGCACCAGAACCCGATTCAAGGATTCTTGATCTGACGGCGGCTCCCGGAGGGAAAACATTGCAACTGGCAGGAATGATCCAAAACAGGGGAGAAATTTGGGCTGTAGAAAAATCAAAAGATCGTTTTTTTCGACTTAGATCCAACGTGGAACAACAGGGTGCCACCTGTGTGAAATGTTACCTGGGTGATGGAGAAGTCTGGTGGAAAAAGAACTCGGAGGCCTTTGATTATGTCCTGCTGGATGCGCCCTGCTCCACGGAAGCACAATTGCATATCAGTGATCCTGAAGCCTGCGGTCAATGGAACCTGAAAAAAAGCAAAACACTCATGTCCACCCAGAAAAGTCTGATGTTTTCTGCCATTCAATGTCTGAAACCCGGAGGAAGCCTCGTTTACAGCACCTGTTCGCTGGCTCCTGAAGAAAATGAACTGGTGCTCGACAGAATGCTCCATGTTTTTGACACAGCACTGGAAATCACACCTGTATCCCTCAATATCCCCAACCAATGTCCGGGACTCACACACTGGCCTCGCAAACCACTGAATCCCATGCTGGAAAACGCGGTTCGAATTTTACCAACCCGCAGGATGGAAGGTTTTTTTATAAGCAGGATTCTCAAGATCAAATCCACACTTCAGGCAACATAA
- a CDS encoding universal stress protein, with the protein MEKLILVPIDNSDISTDVVLVADQMAKSLNAEIDFLHIAKSSKQVVKSRELLEKFLAAKKIQAPYHALVKTGKSYAEIVTHARETKPDMVMMGAHSHSLLGRLLLGSNTDYVLHHNTCPVYIYKKTDKVPENRIIVPIDYQHVNLRVIEMANDWAKRDGSELVFLHVDESPEYPGDFYAMETGFYHNGDEAVVEDEDESTRRENYAVLQKRLEDYVHEAKISSTFLAKIKFGTPYLKILELQKEMHAKLIMLAAHSQNFAERLLMGGNTDYVVHHATCSVIVYRN; encoded by the coding sequence ATGGAAAAATTGATTCTTGTACCAATCGATAATTCTGATATCAGCACAGATGTTGTGTTGGTAGCTGATCAAATGGCAAAATCTCTTAACGCCGAAATAGACTTTCTGCATATAGCCAAATCCAGCAAACAAGTGGTCAAAAGTAGAGAATTGCTCGAGAAATTTCTTGCGGCAAAAAAAATCCAGGCTCCATACCACGCTCTTGTGAAAACTGGAAAATCCTATGCTGAAATTGTTACTCATGCCCGCGAAACCAAACCTGATATGGTCATGATGGGTGCTCACTCGCATTCATTGCTGGGTCGTCTGTTGTTAGGCAGTAATACGGATTATGTATTGCACCACAACACCTGTCCTGTTTACATTTACAAAAAGACTGACAAAGTTCCGGAAAATAGAATCATTGTCCCTATTGATTACCAGCATGTGAATTTGAGAGTGATTGAAATGGCAAATGACTGGGCAAAACGGGATGGTTCAGAATTGGTATTTTTGCATGTCGATGAATCACCAGAATATCCGGGTGATTTTTATGCCATGGAAACAGGCTTTTATCACAATGGCGATGAGGCCGTTGTGGAGGATGAAGATGAATCAACACGAAGAGAAAATTATGCTGTTCTGCAAAAACGTCTTGAAGACTATGTGCATGAAGCAAAGATTTCATCCACATTTCTGGCAAAAATAAAGTTTGGAACCCCATATTTAAAAATCCTGGAGTTACAGAAAGAAATGCATGCAAAACTGATCATGTTGGCCGCGCATTCACAAAATTTCGCTGAAAGATTGTTGATGGGTGGAAATACGGATTATGTGGTGCATCATGCGACCTGTTCAGTGATTGTCTATCGAAACTAG
- a CDS encoding fused response regulator/phosphatase produces the protein MDIPIPKILMVDDRTENLLALESLLDEFDIEIIKATSGPEALKQSYRHDFALILLDVQMPGMDGYETATMLRAIEKTRYVPIIFVTAISHTEEHLFKGYESGAVDYLFKPIASEVLKSKVKVFIHLDQQNKKLLAQTVLLKEKNRQLQQERDMRADAEEQVRKALSIIEEQQKIFLEELRDAKDIQNFFLPAELPLIDKVTIASRYISAELIGGDLFDVTGLSPTKAGLMIADVTGHGIPAALLSSIVSYIFKHNVRNTASPGTVLRNISRSLRNYLPKNKFATLFYGIFDSETRVLTYLNAGHPPPIVIRNQSHKLVTLEATITPLGMPFTDSSDFDELKIQLYPGDKLLMYTDAIIDVMDENAISLGMAGLKQFIKEHSQLNLEVMMDNLYQYGLRYSRQEKYEDDFTMLALEL, from the coding sequence ATGGATATCCCTATTCCAAAAATTCTGATGGTTGATGACAGAACTGAAAATCTGTTGGCTCTGGAAAGTCTACTGGATGAGTTTGACATTGAGATCATCAAGGCAACCTCAGGTCCGGAAGCACTGAAACAGTCCTATCGCCATGATTTTGCCCTGATCCTGCTGGATGTCCAAATGCCCGGAATGGATGGCTATGAGACTGCTACCATGTTGAGAGCCATTGAAAAAACAAGGTATGTGCCCATCATTTTTGTGACGGCAATCAGCCATACGGAAGAGCACCTGTTCAAGGGCTATGAATCCGGTGCGGTGGATTATCTGTTCAAACCCATTGCCTCTGAAGTGCTGAAATCGAAGGTAAAAGTATTCATACACCTGGATCAGCAAAACAAAAAACTGCTGGCCCAGACAGTCCTGCTGAAAGAAAAAAACCGTCAACTTCAACAAGAACGCGACATGCGTGCGGACGCTGAAGAACAAGTCAGAAAAGCACTCTCGATCATTGAGGAACAACAGAAAATATTTCTGGAAGAACTCCGGGATGCCAAGGATATCCAAAATTTCTTTCTTCCAGCAGAATTACCTCTCATCGACAAGGTGACGATTGCCTCCAGATATATATCGGCAGAATTGATTGGGGGCGATTTATTTGATGTGACTGGATTATCTCCCACGAAAGCAGGCTTGATGATTGCTGACGTTACAGGGCATGGAATCCCCGCGGCATTGTTGTCTTCCATCGTGTCGTATATTTTCAAACACAATGTCCGTAACACAGCATCTCCGGGAACCGTACTGCGAAACATCAGCCGTTCTCTGCGTAACTATCTCCCGAAAAATAAATTTGCCACGCTGTTTTATGGAATTTTTGATTCAGAAACTCGTGTTCTGACTTATCTGAATGCCGGTCATCCCCCGCCCATAGTGATACGAAATCAAAGCCATAAACTTGTCACACTTGAAGCAACAATTACGCCGTTGGGAATGCCATTCACCGATAGTTCAGATTTTGATGAGTTGAAGATACAGCTTTATCCCGGAGATAAACTGCTCATGTACACGGATGCCATCATTGATGTCATGGATGAAAACGCTATTTCATTAGGAATGGCAGGCCTGAAACAATTCATTAAAGAGCATTCGCAGCTAAATCTCGAGGTTATGATGGACAATCTTTATCAATATGGATTGCGATATTCCAGGCAGGAAAAATATGAGGATGATTTTACGATGTTAGCTCTGGAGTTGTGA
- a CDS encoding PKD domain-containing protein — MKQIFYYFSLMTLVMVIGFSQAQAQPPAKMAPPLVHEKQVYVSESNNLFWPMEKNVWIRLATSPRDDAPSFLLGKIYKKSDEEEKDLLDKGIKMEIPGRQFVRWVNFLTKDETMFRFVADGAPPISKANFLEAPRFSTETTTYYGKGLTTEVLSNDDLSGVRQTYTSVDGLEFIPYQTVLAFNKEKEYNLRFYAVDNVGYAAEPVSINFIVDLTPPTSSHTVKTNFIENTLSTQSVIWLASQDELAGVQNIFFKFENQKDYTLYNPKVGVKVSGLDDGTHTLSYYAVDQVSNVEIVKQYTFYLDRIPSVVAHTFIGDLYKKDGKEYVSPRTRIQLTAEDNQIGPRLIEYKLDSGDFNKYVKPFTAPIRTGEFIVEYQAYDRLNNLTPSTTIKLLMDLVPTKTSHKIDGPNHSQGGGVLWITDQTAISLFSEDDLSGVQKVEYQIASDPVQQYNAKIRVANEGQYLFRYWGTDQVNNREMFSPILLIVDKTPPRIIEVFSIEPVREVKDDKAGMIRIYPVFTTLFLSALDNSAGLKQVRYSLNGAPMKEYKETMFFSEPGRYTVTTEATDNVGNLSSQTTVFLIEER; from the coding sequence ATGAAGCAGATTTTCTATTATTTCAGCCTTATGACACTCGTGATGGTGATTGGTTTTTCACAGGCACAGGCCCAACCGCCAGCAAAGATGGCACCTCCGCTGGTTCATGAAAAACAGGTCTATGTGAGCGAAAGCAACAATCTTTTCTGGCCAATGGAAAAGAATGTCTGGATCCGTCTTGCCACATCTCCACGGGATGACGCTCCAAGTTTTTTGTTGGGCAAGATTTATAAAAAAAGCGATGAAGAGGAAAAAGATTTATTGGATAAGGGAATCAAAATGGAAATTCCCGGAAGGCAATTTGTACGCTGGGTGAATTTTCTGACGAAAGATGAAACCATGTTCCGCTTTGTGGCAGATGGTGCCCCTCCCATTTCGAAAGCCAACTTTCTGGAGGCTCCGAGATTTTCCACAGAAACGACTACTTATTACGGCAAAGGACTGACAACCGAGGTTTTGTCCAATGACGACCTGTCAGGTGTCAGACAGACTTATACCTCAGTGGATGGCCTGGAATTTATTCCTTACCAGACCGTATTGGCTTTCAATAAGGAAAAAGAATACAATTTGCGGTTTTACGCGGTGGATAACGTTGGTTATGCGGCCGAGCCTGTCAGTATAAATTTTATTGTGGACCTCACCCCCCCAACGTCCTCACACACTGTCAAAACCAATTTCATTGAAAACACACTCTCCACCCAGTCGGTGATCTGGCTTGCCAGTCAGGATGAGCTTGCGGGCGTGCAGAACATTTTTTTCAAATTTGAAAACCAGAAGGACTACACCCTGTATAATCCCAAGGTTGGCGTCAAGGTTTCAGGTCTTGACGATGGCACCCACACTTTGAGTTATTATGCGGTGGATCAGGTCAGCAACGTTGAAATTGTAAAGCAGTATACCTTCTATCTTGACAGGATTCCTTCTGTGGTGGCACACACATTCATTGGTGACTTGTATAAAAAAGACGGCAAGGAATATGTGTCACCCCGAACCAGGATTCAATTGACTGCTGAAGACAATCAGATTGGTCCCAGGCTCATCGAATACAAACTGGATAGCGGTGATTTCAACAAATATGTCAAACCCTTCACAGCCCCCATCAGAACGGGTGAGTTCATTGTCGAGTATCAGGCTTACGACCGGTTGAACAACCTGACACCTTCCACCACCATTAAACTGTTGATGGATTTAGTTCCGACAAAAACAAGCCACAAAATTGATGGCCCCAACCATTCTCAAGGCGGGGGCGTTCTCTGGATCACGGATCAAACAGCGATCTCATTGTTTTCTGAAGATGATCTGTCCGGTGTGCAGAAAGTGGAATACCAGATTGCCAGTGATCCGGTTCAGCAATACAACGCTAAAATCAGGGTGGCGAATGAAGGCCAGTATCTGTTTCGCTATTGGGGAACAGATCAGGTGAACAACCGCGAAATGTTTTCACCCATTCTGCTCATTGTCGATAAAACTCCGCCGAGAATCATTGAAGTTTTCAGTATTGAACCCGTCCGTGAAGTGAAGGATGACAAAGCCGGCATGATCCGGATTTATCCTGTTTTCACGACTTTATTCCTCAGTGCGCTGGATAACTCCGCTGGCTTGAAGCAGGTACGTTATTCACTGAACGGGGCACCCATGAAAGAATACAAGGAAACCATGTTTTTCAGTGAACCGGGACGATATACTGTTACAACAGAAGCCACTGACAACGTTGGAAATCTTTCCAGTCAAACAACTGTATTTTTGATTGAAGAACGTTAA
- a CDS encoding AAA family ATPase translates to MQNTLQSLPGKSVVDLFDYSSDQSMKQAAPLADRMRPRTLEEFVGQSRILAPGRLLRRAIQADQISSLIFFGPPGTGKTTLARIIANTTKSRFIAINAVLAGIKEIRDSIEQAQTIRKQYQQRTILFIDEVHRFNKAQQDALLPHVENGIIILIGATTENPYFEVNKALVSRSRIFQLESLTAEDLRAILIQAIQDKERGFGQKSIQIEDNALNHLANISNGDARVALNALELAVVTTPPVEGVIHIDLGVAEESIQQRAVLYDKDGDAHFDTISAFIKSMRGSDPDASLYWMAKMVYAGEDPRFIFRRMLIFASEDVGLADPKALSVIVSALQAFDCVGMPEGRFHLSQACLYLATAPKSNSTMAFFDALGVVSRESRQEVPNHLKDGSRDQEGLGHGKNYLYPHAYQDHWVAQQYLPGSLQGRLFYQPGTLGFEATLSQNVNHQRELQIAAFLENMNQSEQATSQDYWTERTFNHSSESLLAIKNRLFDWFPDLPQALCLNVNAGDGLFLREIFQRTHEGSLFATVQFEQEKQILNTMFERQKFWHELTLLVMSVEEFPDKIKKSLPNVLFDVITGKNFFQKILNKSQSIEHLLELLNPEGSLLFAESVPSLGQRLSELLPPESIPQSLSSSVHEAEEWLYTNHPDPKFQWNPDSMGTLLSNLPLKHYKLHVEKFTTPLYISSKRLEHWFESGSNPESPTYRDALLRMFDLSAVEQFRKIFEKHLTGKKVNWQSTILFFQAIKN, encoded by the coding sequence ATGCAAAATACTCTTCAATCATTACCCGGGAAATCTGTTGTGGACCTCTTTGATTATTCTTCTGATCAATCCATGAAACAAGCCGCACCGCTTGCCGACCGAATGCGCCCCCGGACACTGGAAGAATTCGTCGGGCAGTCACGGATTCTTGCGCCGGGACGGCTATTGAGACGAGCTATTCAGGCCGATCAAATTTCCAGCCTGATCTTTTTCGGACCTCCGGGAACAGGTAAAACCACACTCGCACGCATCATTGCCAATACCACTAAATCCCGGTTTATCGCCATCAACGCGGTGCTTGCTGGCATCAAGGAAATTCGTGACAGCATTGAACAGGCCCAGACTATCAGAAAACAATACCAGCAACGGACCATTTTATTCATTGATGAAGTACATCGGTTCAATAAGGCACAACAGGACGCGTTGTTGCCCCATGTGGAAAACGGGATCATTATTCTGATTGGCGCAACCACGGAGAATCCATATTTTGAAGTGAACAAGGCCCTGGTCAGCAGATCCCGCATTTTTCAACTCGAATCCCTCACCGCTGAGGATTTGCGGGCAATTCTGATTCAGGCCATACAAGACAAGGAACGTGGCTTTGGACAAAAAAGCATTCAAATTGAAGATAACGCGCTGAATCATCTGGCAAATATCTCCAATGGTGACGCACGCGTGGCCTTGAACGCCCTTGAATTGGCGGTGGTCACCACCCCACCTGTGGAGGGTGTCATCCACATTGATCTTGGTGTTGCCGAAGAATCCATTCAGCAAAGAGCCGTGTTGTATGACAAGGATGGCGACGCCCATTTTGACACGATCTCCGCATTCATCAAATCCATGCGTGGTTCTGATCCTGATGCGTCACTGTACTGGATGGCAAAGATGGTTTACGCCGGAGAAGATCCGCGCTTTATTTTCAGACGTATGCTTATTTTTGCCAGTGAAGATGTTGGTTTGGCCGATCCGAAGGCGCTGTCAGTTATCGTCAGCGCCTTGCAGGCCTTTGATTGTGTAGGCATGCCCGAAGGCCGATTTCATCTGTCTCAGGCCTGTTTATATCTGGCGACCGCACCCAAAAGCAATTCCACCATGGCTTTTTTTGACGCACTGGGAGTTGTGTCTCGTGAATCGCGTCAGGAGGTTCCCAACCATCTCAAGGATGGATCACGGGATCAGGAAGGTTTGGGGCATGGCAAAAATTATCTTTATCCACATGCTTACCAGGATCACTGGGTCGCTCAACAATACCTGCCAGGCTCCCTTCAGGGCCGGTTGTTTTATCAACCGGGAACCCTCGGCTTTGAAGCGACTCTGAGTCAGAATGTCAACCATCAGCGTGAATTGCAGATTGCCGCGTTTCTGGAAAACATGAATCAATCAGAACAGGCAACTTCACAGGATTACTGGACGGAGCGGACATTCAATCATTCTTCAGAAAGTCTGCTTGCCATTAAAAACAGACTGTTCGATTGGTTTCCGGACTTGCCACAGGCACTATGTCTCAATGTCAATGCCGGCGATGGTCTGTTTCTCAGGGAAATTTTCCAAAGGACCCATGAAGGATCACTGTTTGCGACTGTTCAGTTTGAACAGGAAAAACAGATATTGAACACCATGTTTGAACGTCAAAAATTCTGGCATGAATTGACCTTGCTGGTCATGTCGGTTGAAGAATTTCCCGATAAAATCAAGAAATCGTTGCCGAATGTTTTATTTGACGTCATCACCGGTAAAAATTTTTTTCAGAAAATACTCAACAAAAGCCAAAGTATTGAACATTTACTTGAATTGCTGAATCCTGAGGGAAGTCTTTTGTTTGCTGAATCAGTACCATCCTTGGGGCAACGATTGTCTGAATTATTACCTCCGGAATCCATTCCACAAAGTTTGTCATCAAGTGTCCACGAAGCAGAAGAATGGCTTTATACCAACCACCCTGATCCAAAATTTCAATGGAATCCTGATTCAATGGGGACCCTTCTGTCAAATTTGCCGCTCAAACATTACAAACTTCATGTTGAAAAGTTCACAACTCCTTTGTATATCTCAAGCAAACGGTTAGAGCACTGGTTTGAATCCGGCAGTAATCCGGAATCGCCAACTTACAGGGACGCCCTCCTGCGAATGTTTGACTTATCAGCGGTTGAACAGTTCAGAAAGATATTTGAAAAGCATCTCACTGGAAAAAAAGTAAACTGGCAAAGTACCATCCTCTTTTTTCAGGCAATAAAAAATTGA
- a CDS encoding GGDEF domain-containing protein yields the protein MTYPLISSSQNTGIHRHSSVFIHYLMVTTLSLFAVIMASSVQAKEELPPFEIRVFTQEMYHAGHHNWAVTQDHRGMIYVGNTEGLLEYDSLNWRLISLPEKMGVTSLLTDKTGRIYVGSYGEIGYLAPDADGMMHYVSLRSKFPESAMTLEDPVIKIMETENEVLFLSETTIFIWADEMFRLISSGDHFYGSIYTGKDLYVIDSETGFSRIEQDQLIPVPNANFFRGHQMLPFKEDKILIFTLSKGLLIYDTKVSAESDKNGRQRFSELLDENKFFSEGHFLSSGMQLSEHRFVLGTIKQGLVVLNEEGHLIQRINKSNGFPSNDIYGLHKDNLGNIWIATSDGIVQIVLKTSILQPVVVEEPVDSETEEVDDTSANAEEEEAAEEEVIPANEERVATSNQFLFASLIRSVEIIDDDSRIFGGTFFQEIGGLPSFLESDLNFRVLPFNQNGLRFSFGSNDLVNSAHIRYQTYLKGMDNKWSKPSDRTFREYTNLTWRNYTFHVRALRPDGSLSQRASFSFEVLPPWYETWWFSASQVGVLLFLLLIAGLLRGSGKTDKIADGLVAIVVMVVFGYFDTQTEVYIDELADDITFVKVLIMVGMGLTIDPIQEMFKSFFARISLDKALFDKKENDELTGLKNRTSFTKGLKEFVEIAKKEKSQLCLIFFDVDFFKSINETYSLEGGDLVLKEVGKILKKNSRDHDLVARFWGEKFMFAMHKIDTKMGYKISERIRQDIESHEFKHNDQVIKVTSSCGVASYPDVCSTKLTAEELIKYAEQALTYSKVHGRNQTSCAPVPA from the coding sequence ATGACTTATCCATTAATTTCCAGCAGTCAGAACACTGGTATCCATCGTCATTCATCGGTGTTCATTCATTATCTAATGGTAACAACCCTTAGCCTCTTTGCGGTTATCATGGCATCCTCCGTCCAGGCAAAGGAAGAACTGCCGCCGTTTGAAATACGGGTTTTCACTCAGGAGATGTATCATGCCGGACACCATAACTGGGCCGTTACCCAGGACCATCGAGGAATGATCTATGTGGGAAACACCGAAGGACTTCTGGAATATGACAGTCTGAACTGGCGCCTCATTTCACTGCCTGAAAAAATGGGTGTGACCAGTCTGTTGACCGATAAAACCGGCAGGATTTATGTGGGCTCATATGGAGAAATCGGTTATTTGGCCCCGGATGCTGACGGGATGATGCACTATGTTTCCTTGAGGTCTAAATTCCCGGAGTCAGCCATGACGCTGGAAGATCCTGTGATTAAAATCATGGAAACTGAAAATGAGGTGCTGTTTTTGTCTGAAACCACCATTTTTATCTGGGCCGATGAAATGTTCAGACTCATTTCCTCCGGAGATCATTTTTATGGCTCCATTTATACCGGCAAGGATTTGTATGTGATTGATAGTGAAACAGGATTTTCACGTATTGAACAGGATCAATTGATACCTGTGCCAAACGCAAACTTCTTTCGTGGTCATCAGATGCTGCCATTTAAAGAGGATAAAATTCTGATTTTCACACTGAGCAAGGGTTTATTGATTTATGATACAAAAGTTTCCGCAGAGTCGGATAAGAATGGTCGTCAAAGGTTCAGCGAACTTCTGGACGAGAACAAATTCTTTTCAGAGGGACATTTTTTAAGCAGTGGAATGCAGTTGAGTGAACATCGGTTTGTGTTGGGCACTATCAAGCAGGGACTTGTTGTTTTAAATGAAGAGGGACACCTCATCCAGCGAATCAATAAATCCAATGGCTTTCCCAGCAATGATATTTATGGTTTGCATAAGGACAATCTGGGGAATATCTGGATAGCTACCAGCGATGGGATTGTTCAAATTGTGCTTAAAACCAGCATTCTTCAACCTGTGGTCGTTGAAGAACCCGTTGATAGCGAAACCGAAGAAGTCGACGATACTTCAGCTAACGCGGAAGAAGAGGAAGCGGCAGAGGAAGAAGTCATTCCTGCAAATGAAGAAAGAGTTGCTACATCAAATCAATTTCTGTTTGCCTCATTGATTCGAAGCGTGGAAATTATTGACGATGACTCTCGGATTTTCGGTGGAACTTTTTTTCAGGAAATCGGTGGACTACCTTCATTTCTTGAATCAGACCTGAATTTTCGTGTCCTGCCCTTTAATCAGAATGGTTTGCGGTTCAGTTTCGGTTCCAACGATTTAGTGAACTCCGCTCACATTCGGTATCAGACTTATTTGAAAGGCATGGATAATAAATGGTCCAAGCCTTCTGATCGGACCTTTCGTGAATACACCAACCTGACCTGGCGTAACTACACCTTCCATGTCAGAGCCTTGAGACCCGATGGTTCCCTCAGTCAACGGGCCTCGTTTTCTTTCGAGGTTCTTCCACCCTGGTATGAAACCTGGTGGTTTTCAGCCTCTCAGGTCGGAGTTCTGCTATTTCTATTGCTTATTGCCGGCTTGTTACGGGGGTCAGGAAAAACAGACAAAATCGCCGATGGCTTGGTGGCAATTGTGGTCATGGTGGTTTTTGGCTATTTTGATACGCAGACAGAAGTGTATATTGATGAACTGGCAGATGACATCACTTTTGTCAAAGTCCTGATCATGGTGGGCATGGGTTTGACGATTGATCCCATTCAGGAAATGTTTAAGAGTTTCTTTGCCAGAATCAGTCTGGATAAGGCCCTATTTGACAAAAAAGAAAATGACGAACTCACAGGACTCAAAAACCGGACATCTTTCACCAAGGGATTGAAAGAATTTGTGGAGATCGCAAAAAAAGAAAAATCACAGCTATGTCTGATTTTTTTCGATGTGGATTTTTTCAAAAGCATCAATGAAACCTATAGCCTGGAGGGCGGCGATCTGGTGTTGAAGGAGGTCGGAAAAATTCTCAAAAAGAATTCAAGAGATCATGATCTCGTTGCACGATTCTGGGGGGAAAAATTCATGTTTGCAATGCATAAAATTGATACGAAGATGGGATACAAAATCAGTGAGCGGATCCGTCAGGATATTGAATCCCATGAATTCAAACACAATGATCAGGTCATCAAAGTCACCAGCAGTTGTGGTGTAGCCTCCTATCCTGATGTATGTTCGACAAAACTGACTGCTGAGGAGTTGATCAAATATGCTGAGCAGGCGTTAACATATTCCAAGGTTCATGGTCGTAATCAGACTTCATGCGCGCCTGTACCGGCATGA